One window of the Candidatus Jettenia sp. genome contains the following:
- a CDS encoding ABC transporter ATP-binding protein/permease translates to MLNILKNSALKKFLSYIKPYRWFIVAATFCGLLKYNIPLVLPWVFKDVIDRLLLPSSFDFARFHSMMIGLIVLYLFWALFTYLRSFFADRAGQRLIFDLRHELYVHLQRMSLSFYEKRQVGSVASRLIGDISVAQSFVGAAFTNTIMDASSLIFITVLLFHMNWRLALVSIAVFPFYVILNKFFKSRIRKTSMLAQRKMEEISGNLHEKLGGISIIQSYTREKAEERLFFHDNREYLSYQLENINHNATALAVIGFLTSVAPILVVWYGALQVVHGHLTVGQLTAFYAYLGMFYGPLNRLTELNILLANSQSAIERIFEVFNTSPEVVDSPIAKEYGPVKGEIKFSNVHFTYEVSKTTLKDINLHIPAGCTVALVGPSGAGKSTFVKLIPRFYDVTSGKITIDGWDIRDFKLNCLRRQIATVPQEPILFSGTIYENIVFGKPNATEEDVQAAAISANAHDFICKLPNGYQTEIGEGGMKLSGGQRQRISLARAFLKNAPILLLDEATSALDSKAENLIQQALKRLMIGRTTLIIAHRLSTIQSANMIIVFDNGEIVEIGNHQELLEQSYGLYRGLYEEQFNKKSIMAIK, encoded by the coding sequence ATGCTAAACATTTTAAAAAACTCTGCACTGAAAAAATTTCTATCGTATATAAAACCGTATCGCTGGTTTATTGTAGCCGCCACTTTTTGCGGGCTATTGAAATACAACATTCCTTTAGTACTTCCCTGGGTTTTTAAAGATGTGATTGATCGTCTGTTATTACCATCTTCATTTGATTTTGCCAGATTCCATTCTATGATGATAGGCCTGATCGTCCTCTATCTGTTCTGGGCGCTATTTACCTACTTGAGATCTTTCTTCGCCGACCGGGCTGGTCAAAGGCTTATCTTTGATTTACGGCATGAGTTATATGTTCACCTGCAGCGGATGTCGCTGAGTTTTTACGAGAAACGTCAGGTAGGCTCCGTTGCATCACGCCTGATCGGTGATATATCGGTTGCTCAGAGCTTTGTGGGTGCTGCCTTTACCAACACGATTATGGATGCTAGCTCCCTTATTTTTATTACCGTCTTGCTTTTTCATATGAATTGGCGACTGGCACTGGTTTCCATTGCTGTTTTTCCTTTTTATGTTATTTTAAACAAATTTTTCAAATCCCGAATAAGAAAAACCAGCATGTTAGCACAGCGAAAGATGGAAGAAATATCCGGGAATCTTCACGAAAAGTTGGGTGGAATTTCAATTATACAATCTTATACCCGGGAAAAGGCTGAAGAGAGACTTTTTTTCCATGACAATCGCGAGTATTTATCCTATCAGCTGGAAAATATAAATCATAATGCAACTGCATTGGCCGTAATTGGGTTTTTAACTTCTGTCGCTCCAATTCTGGTTGTCTGGTATGGAGCGCTACAAGTCGTACATGGCCATCTAACGGTTGGTCAGTTAACAGCTTTTTATGCCTACCTGGGAATGTTTTACGGTCCTCTCAATCGACTTACCGAACTCAATATTCTCCTGGCCAATTCCCAATCTGCAATAGAAAGAATTTTTGAAGTATTTAATACCTCACCTGAAGTTGTGGATAGTCCTATTGCTAAGGAATACGGACCTGTCAAAGGTGAGATTAAATTCTCAAATGTTCATTTTACCTATGAGGTATCAAAAACTACCCTGAAGGATATCAATCTTCATATACCGGCCGGCTGTACCGTAGCGCTTGTCGGGCCGAGTGGAGCTGGGAAATCTACTTTCGTTAAGCTTATTCCAAGATTTTATGATGTTACATCAGGAAAAATTACCATTGATGGATGGGATATCCGGGATTTTAAGCTCAATTGCCTGAGAAGACAAATTGCCACGGTGCCTCAGGAACCTATTCTGTTTTCCGGAACGATTTATGAGAATATTGTGTTTGGCAAGCCTAATGCGACTGAAGAAGACGTACAAGCTGCGGCTATTTCTGCTAACGCTCATGACTTTATTTGTAAATTGCCCAATGGATATCAAACAGAAATTGGAGAGGGAGGTATGAAACTTTCCGGAGGTCAAAGGCAACGCATCTCTCTGGCGCGGGCATTCTTAAAAAATGCGCCTATTCTGCTTTTGGATGAAGCGACTTCAGCGCTGGATTCTAAGGCCGAAAATCTGATACAGCAGGCATTGAAAAGACTCATGATAGGCCGGACAACCTTAATTATTGCTCACCGGCTATCTACAATTCAATCAGCGAATATGATTATTGTCTTTGATAATGGCGAAATTGTAGAAATTGGCAATCATCAGGAACTGTTGGAGCAATCATACGGACTGTATCGGGGGCTTTACGAAGAACAATTCAATAAGAAATCTATTATGGCAATTAAATAA
- the nfo gene encoding deoxyribonuclease IV, translating into MALLGAHVSISGGIENAPLRGDKLQCDTIQIFSKQQLRWEAKSLSEKEVTQYKENLGKSTVKSVIIHTSYLINLGSPEREKLKKSRNAFLEEIIRAEYLHASGLVLHPGSHMNKISEDTCLNLIAESINIMIDQTKGFKLKFLIENTAGQGSTLGYTFEHLAKIIELAQDKDRVGICFDTCHAFAAGYDMRTEKAYAETFRKFHDSIGLDKIAIFHINDSKKGLGTRIDRHENLGYGCIGKDPFRLLVNDIRFKNIPMILETPGGEEWFKTNLKLLRSMIA; encoded by the coding sequence ATGGCCTTGCTTGGCGCACACGTTTCAATTTCCGGTGGTATTGAAAACGCTCCATTGCGTGGAGATAAATTACAATGCGATACCATACAGATTTTTAGTAAACAGCAGTTACGATGGGAAGCGAAATCATTATCAGAAAAAGAGGTTACTCAATATAAGGAGAATCTTGGAAAATCAACAGTCAAATCTGTAATAATACACACCTCATATCTCATAAATCTCGGTAGTCCTGAAAGAGAAAAACTAAAAAAATCACGCAATGCCTTTCTGGAGGAAATTATTCGGGCTGAATATTTACATGCATCGGGACTTGTGTTGCATCCCGGATCACATATGAACAAGATTTCGGAAGATACCTGCCTTAACCTTATAGCTGAAAGTATTAATATCATGATTGATCAAACAAAAGGTTTCAAACTGAAATTCCTTATAGAAAATACAGCAGGCCAGGGATCTACTCTTGGCTATACATTTGAACATCTGGCAAAGATAATCGAGCTTGCACAGGATAAAGATAGGGTTGGCATCTGTTTTGATACCTGCCATGCATTCGCAGCAGGATACGATATGAGAACAGAAAAAGCCTACGCAGAAACTTTCCGGAAGTTTCATGATAGTATAGGACTCGATAAAATAGCAATCTTCCATATCAACGATTCTAAGAAGGGTTTAGGAACACGCATCGACCGGCATGAAAATTTAGGGTATGGATGTATCGGAAAGGACCCTTTTCGTCTTCTTGTAAACGATATACGATTTAAAAATATACCCATGATACTTGAAACTCCGGGAGGAGAAGAGTGGTTTAAAACGAATCTGAAACTATTGAGAAGCATGATTGCATAA
- a CDS encoding ferritin family protein, translating to MDIYEYAMQMEKDGENYYRELAGKIDNKGLTYIFTRLADAEVIHYQIFLKMKKNEKVFVADTPILTNVKNIFIKMKEEKGITGIHTSQIELYKKAQEIEKKSQEFYREKAHEVKDPSQKEAFLKIAEEEKKHFFILENIIVFVSRAENWLENAEWYRFDEY from the coding sequence ATGGATATATATGAATATGCAATGCAGATGGAGAAGGATGGTGAGAATTACTATCGTGAACTAGCTGGAAAGATTGATAATAAAGGGCTTACCTATATATTTACCAGGCTTGCAGACGCAGAGGTAATTCATTATCAGATCTTTTTGAAGATGAAGAAAAATGAAAAAGTATTTGTGGCTGATACACCAATATTAACAAATGTAAAAAATATCTTCATAAAGATGAAGGAGGAAAAAGGGATTACAGGCATTCACACCTCGCAGATAGAACTGTATAAAAAGGCTCAGGAGATTGAGAAGAAGAGCCAGGAGTTTTATAGAGAAAAAGCCCATGAGGTAAAGGACCCATCACAAAAAGAGGCATTCTTGAAGATTGCAGAGGAAGAGAAGAAGCATTTTTTCATATTGGAGAATATCATTGTTTTTGTCTCACGTGCTGAGAATTGGCTTGAAAATGCTGAATGGTACCGTTTTGATGAATATTAA
- a CDS encoding peptidyl-prolyl cis-trans isomerase: protein MTLELDPQSAPKTVENFLRYVRDGFYNGTIFHRVIKGFMIQGGGLTADMREKPTRASITNEADNGLKNNRGTIAMARTADPHSASSQFFINTVDNSFLDHKGKSSAGWGYCVFGKVVGGMNVVDTIENQSTTSKKGYDDVPLFQVIIEQATVEK from the coding sequence ATTACCCTGGAACTTGACCCTCAATCGGCTCCAAAAACGGTGGAAAATTTTCTCCGTTATGTACGTGACGGATTTTATAATGGCACTATCTTCCATCGGGTAATCAAGGGATTCATGATTCAGGGTGGGGGTTTAACTGCTGATATGCGTGAAAAACCTACCCGCGCCTCAATTACTAATGAGGCGGATAATGGACTCAAAAACAACCGTGGTACAATAGCCATGGCACGTACAGCGGATCCTCACTCCGCTAGTTCACAATTCTTTATCAATACCGTGGATAACAGCTTCCTTGATCATAAAGGAAAAAGCTCTGCCGGATGGGGTTACTGTGTATTTGGTAAGGTGGTAGGAGGTATGAACGTGGTAGATACCATTGAGAATCAGAGCACTACATCAAAAAAAGGTTACGATGATGTTCCGCTTTTCCAAGTCATCATTGAACAGGCGACTGTTGAAAAATAA
- a CDS encoding four helix bundle protein has product MDLAEKIYSHTRLFPKDQTYGIVSQMQRSAISVPANIAEGRARNSRKEFTQFLGIAKGSLAELETFAILSGRLGYLNKQTSAGLLMNCEEINKLLNGLLKSLATRHSQLLYC; this is encoded by the coding sequence ATGGACTTGGCAGAGAAGATATACTCGCATACGCGGCTATTTCCGAAAGACCAGACCTATGGGATAGTATCGCAAATGCAACGGTCAGCAATATCGGTGCCGGCAAACATAGCCGAGGGGCGGGCAAGGAACAGCAGGAAAGAATTTACGCAGTTTCTGGGGATAGCAAAGGGTTCATTGGCAGAGTTGGAGACTTTCGCGATCTTATCCGGAAGATTGGGTTACTTGAACAAGCAGACATCCGCCGGGTTGTTAATGAACTGCGAAGAAATAAACAAATTATTGAACGGGCTTCTCAAATCACTTGCTACTCGCCACTCACAACTACTATACTGTTAA